The nucleotide window TCGTCTTCCAGCAGTTCCATTTGATTCCGGGCTGGACCGTTCTGCAGAACATCATGTTGCCCGCCGAGTACAACTCGATCCCCAACGCCGAAAGACGCGCCCGCGAACTGGTCGTGAAGCTGGGTCTCGCCGGTCTTGAGGACCGTAAACCCAATCAGCTTTCCGGAGGCCAAGCGCAGCGGGTCGCCATCGGGCGCGCGCTTTTCATGGATCCCGAGATCCTGCTGGCCGACGAGCCGACGGGCTCGCTCGACTCGAAAACCTCGGCGGAGATCTTGAAGCTGTTCGAGCAGATTCACGACGAAGGCAAAACCGTCATCCTGATCACGCACGACGAAAAAGTCGCCGCGCAGTCCAAACGCGTGATCCGCGTGGAAGATGGGAAGATCGTTTCGGATCAGGCGAATGCGCGCGTCCGCGAAAACGCCGCGCCGGCCCCAACGCTCCCGCCCCCGCAAGCGCCCGCGCCCGTTTCGCGTTTGGCGTGGGCGACGGACCTCGTGAAAGATCTTTTCCGCAACTACAGCTGGCAGAAGTCGCTCGAGCTGCTACGCCGCAATCCCTCGCGGTCGTTCCTGACTTTGTTCGGGATCGCGGTCGGCGTCGCCGCCGTCGTTTCGATGATCACCATCGGCGGCTTCGCGAAAGACAAAATCCTGCAAAGCTATTCGACGCTCGGGGTGCGTAACTTCCAGCTCTGGGGTTACCGCAACTGGCAGCTGTCGGCCACGGCGCCGAAGACCGCGGACTTCCGCGCGTTCAGCATCGAACGCGACATCCAGCCCCTCATGCGGCTTTTCCCCGAGATCGTCGCGTACTCGCCGCTCATCCGTTTCTGGAGCGCCGACGTCTCTTACGGCGGCAAAACGATGTCCGAGGATACGAACCTGATGGGCGTCGGGGCGGACGGTTTGCGATTGAACGACTTCGAGCTCGCGCAGGGTCGGCCGCTCACCGCGATCGACGTCGAGGATCGTCTGCCCGTGTGCTGGCTGGGCGCCTCGCTGGTGGACGAGATGCGAATCCCCGTGCTGGACGGACCGATGATTTTCGTGAAAACGCAAAACTTCAACTTCCCCTGCCGGGTCGTCGGCTCGCTCAGCCAGAAGTCCACCGTCGGCGGCGGCGGACGGCGGGGTAA belongs to Pseudobdellovibrionaceae bacterium and includes:
- a CDS encoding ATP-binding cassette domain-containing protein, which gives rise to MLIDVRGLSLNYDSEAGPVKILRGIDFQVQRGEQLAICGPSGSGKSTLLYILGGLLRPSGGEVRLENRELWHLTEPERCAIRARKIGFVFQQFHLIPGWTVLQNIMLPAEYNSIPNAERRARELVVKLGLAGLEDRKPNQLSGGQAQRVAIGRALFMDPEILLADEPTGSLDSKTSAEILKLFEQIHDEGKTVILITHDEKVAAQSKRVIRVEDGKIVSDQANARVRENAAPAPTLPPPQAPAPVSRLAWATDLVKDLFRNYSWQKSLELLRRNPSRSFLTLFGIAVGVAAVVSMITIGGFAKDKILQSYSTLGVRNFQLWGYRNWQLSATAPKTADFRAFSIERDIQPLMRLFPEIVAYSPLIRFWSADVSYGGKTMSEDTNLMGVGADGLRLNDFELAQGRPLTAIDVEDRLPVCWLGASLVDEMRIPVLDGPMIFVKTQNFNFPCRVVGSLSQKSTVGGGGRRGKPGFEIIAPFTFLQAVRGENLYSNEGDMNQVLFEVEDGTLPDAVTGRIEKHFEQKYGNAGSFRSDTNSKIIGQMQRFLNIFNILLTSIAFITLLVGATGVTNMILVSISERIRELGIRRAVGAEPKHLRRLVLSESLTLCGIAGLLGIVFALVFEHGMLYLASKIFKQVPFEFLWDPLAMTISLVSIVGVGVGSGLYPALRVERQDVVKALRTD